Proteins from one Mycolicibacter virginiensis genomic window:
- the recR gene encoding recombination mediator RecR: MFEGPVQDLIDELGKLPGIGPKSAQRIAFHLLSVEPPEIDRLTAVLTKVRDGVRFCEVCGNVSDAQRCRICGDPRRDFAQICVVEEPKDVAAIERTREFRGRYHVLGGALDPLSGIGPEQLRVRELLNRVGERVDGVDVSEVIIATDPNTEGEATATYLVRVLRDIPGLSVTRLASGLPMGGDLEFADELTLGRAFTGRRAMA, translated from the coding sequence GTGTTTGAGGGTCCGGTTCAGGACCTGATCGACGAGCTGGGCAAGCTGCCGGGCATCGGCCCCAAGAGCGCCCAGCGGATCGCGTTTCACCTGCTGTCGGTGGAGCCGCCGGAGATCGACCGGCTCACCGCGGTGCTCACCAAGGTCCGCGACGGGGTGCGGTTCTGTGAGGTGTGCGGCAACGTCTCCGACGCTCAGCGGTGCCGGATCTGCGGGGACCCGCGCCGCGACTTCGCCCAGATCTGCGTCGTCGAGGAGCCCAAGGACGTCGCCGCCATCGAACGCACCCGGGAGTTCCGCGGTCGCTACCACGTGCTCGGCGGCGCGCTGGATCCCCTATCAGGGATCGGCCCCGAGCAACTGCGGGTGCGTGAGCTGCTGAATCGGGTCGGGGAGCGGGTCGATGGGGTGGACGTCAGCGAGGTGATCATCGCCACCGACCCCAACACCGAGGGCGAGGCCACCGCCACCTATTTGGTGCGGGTGCTGCGCGACATTCCCGGGCTCAGCGTGACGCGTTTGGCGTCCGGGCTGCCGATGGGCGGCGACCTGGAGTTCGCTGACGAGCTGACCCTGGGCCGGGCCTTCACCGGCCGCCGCGCCATGGCCTGA
- a CDS encoding YbaB/EbfC family nucleoid-associated protein yields MQPGGPPDMSALLAQAQQMQQRLLQAQQELAVTEVHGEAGNGLVKVTSNGSGEVLAVHIDPKVVDPEDIETLQDLLVGALADASKKAHTLAQQRLSPLAGGMGGALGMPGA; encoded by the coding sequence ATGCAACCAGGAGGCCCGCCCGACATGTCGGCGTTGCTGGCCCAGGCTCAGCAGATGCAGCAGCGCCTGCTGCAGGCGCAGCAGGAGCTGGCCGTCACCGAGGTGCACGGGGAGGCCGGAAACGGCCTGGTCAAGGTCACCTCCAACGGCAGCGGCGAGGTGCTCGCGGTGCACATCGACCCGAAGGTCGTCGACCCCGAGGACATCGAAACCCTGCAGGACCTGCTCGTGGGAGCGCTCGCGGACGCCTCGAAGAAGGCGCACACGCTGGCCCAGCAGCGGCTGTCACCGCTGGCCGGCGGCATGGGTGGCGCGCTCGGCATGCCGGGAGCCTAG